In Rhizobium sp. N324, a single genomic region encodes these proteins:
- a CDS encoding M16 family metallopeptidase has product MSHKMECSAAWRFLATLALVASFASSAYADTLSTSWPQTQSDIQADTNVHFGMLANGMRFAIMRNATPPGQAAIRFRIGSGSLEENDNQQGLAHFLEHMAFKGSTHVPEGEMIRILQRKGLAFGPDTNAHTSYDETVYALDLPEVDADTVSTGLMLMRETASELILDAGAFDRERGVILSEERLRDTPQYRAGLGIMNSLLAGRRATIRVPIGKTDIINNAPVDLVRDYYRANYRPDRATLMVVGDIDPAAMEAQVRQHFGDWTAVGPTPSKPDLGTLETKGESADVLAVPGGMTSVQIAWTRPYDAAPDTFAKRRTQLIEDLGLLVLKRRVSTIASKADAPFISAIAGSQDLLDSAHIVLIVANCEPDKWQAALTTIDQEQRRIQEFGVAQAELDREVLEYRSFLQAAAAGAATRTTTDIASMLAGSVDDNQVFTSPADDLSLFETITNGVTAAEVNQALRHAFSGNGPQVVLQTAQSPQGGADAVRQAYDASKAVAVSAPSSAADIAWPYTHFGEPGAVVERRSVDDLGLTMVRFANGVRLTVKPTKLRANEVLVREDIGRGRLDLPHDRPAPIWASPAVALSGVKAMDYQDIQKALTANIVGIDFSVGDGSFNFDGRTRTEDLATQLQLMTAYTSDPAYRPEAFKRVQQAYLSGLDQYQATPGGIVSRDFAGLVHSGDPRWTFPDRAQLSAARPEDFEALFRPMVSNGPIDITIVGDVMVDDAIRMTAETFGALPPRPEAAPSKDWGDVRFPAASKTPVLLTHSGRADNAAAALGAPIGDLLSDLPRSFTANIATQIFQNRLIDQFRITEGASYVLEGDANLSREIPGYGYAFFYVETEPAKIARFYALVDDIANDLRSQDVSPDEFARARGPIVETLKHQRQSNEYWIEYLRGAQTDSRRLDRIRDNLTGYDTVTAGDIRAFAKTYFSPENFWKFEVLPAAVR; this is encoded by the coding sequence ATGTCTCACAAAATGGAATGCTCCGCCGCCTGGCGGTTTCTCGCGACGCTCGCTCTGGTCGCAAGCTTCGCGTCGTCGGCTTATGCGGACACCCTGTCCACGTCCTGGCCACAAACACAAAGCGACATTCAGGCCGACACCAACGTCCATTTCGGCATGCTTGCCAACGGTATGCGGTTTGCGATCATGCGCAATGCCACGCCGCCCGGGCAGGCCGCGATCCGCTTTCGCATCGGCTCCGGCTCACTCGAGGAAAACGACAATCAGCAGGGCCTGGCGCATTTTCTCGAGCACATGGCCTTCAAGGGTTCGACGCATGTCCCCGAAGGCGAGATGATCCGCATCCTGCAGCGCAAGGGCCTGGCCTTCGGGCCGGATACCAACGCCCATACTTCTTATGACGAGACGGTCTATGCGCTCGATCTTCCGGAGGTCGATGCCGACACGGTTTCGACCGGCCTGATGCTGATGCGGGAGACGGCGAGCGAGCTGATCCTTGATGCCGGAGCGTTCGATCGCGAACGCGGCGTCATCCTGTCGGAGGAGCGGCTGCGCGATACGCCGCAATATCGCGCGGGGCTCGGAATCATGAATTCCTTGCTCGCCGGCCGCCGCGCGACCATCCGCGTCCCGATCGGCAAAACCGACATCATCAACAATGCGCCCGTGGACCTCGTCCGCGATTATTACCGGGCCAATTACCGGCCCGATCGGGCAACGTTGATGGTGGTGGGCGATATCGACCCGGCTGCCATGGAAGCCCAAGTCCGGCAGCACTTCGGCGACTGGACGGCCGTAGGTCCGACACCGTCAAAACCGGATCTGGGCACGCTGGAGACGAAAGGCGAAAGCGCCGACGTCCTCGCTGTTCCCGGCGGCATGACCAGCGTACAGATCGCCTGGACGCGTCCTTATGACGCCGCGCCTGATACATTTGCCAAGCGCCGCACGCAGCTTATCGAAGATCTCGGCCTGTTGGTGCTCAAACGCCGGGTGAGCACCATTGCCAGCAAGGCGGATGCCCCTTTTATCAGCGCGATCGCCGGCTCCCAGGATCTTCTTGATTCGGCGCATATCGTCCTGATCGTGGCGAATTGCGAGCCGGATAAATGGCAGGCGGCGCTCACGACCATCGACCAGGAACAGCGGCGTATCCAGGAGTTCGGCGTTGCGCAGGCTGAACTCGATCGTGAAGTCCTCGAATATCGCTCGTTCCTCCAGGCTGCTGCGGCCGGAGCCGCGACGCGCACGACCACCGACATCGCTTCCATGCTGGCCGGCAGCGTCGATGACAATCAGGTCTTCACGTCGCCCGCCGATGACCTTTCGCTGTTCGAGACGATCACGAACGGCGTTACGGCGGCCGAGGTGAATCAGGCGCTGCGGCATGCCTTCTCCGGCAACGGTCCGCAGGTCGTGCTGCAGACGGCCCAATCACCGCAGGGCGGAGCCGACGCAGTTCGGCAAGCCTATGATGCTTCAAAGGCCGTTGCCGTCTCGGCGCCATCCAGTGCGGCCGACATCGCCTGGCCCTACACTCATTTCGGCGAGCCGGGCGCCGTGGTCGAACGCCGCAGCGTCGACGATCTCGGCCTGACCATGGTGCGTTTTGCCAACGGCGTGCGCCTTACCGTCAAGCCCACCAAGCTGCGCGCCAATGAAGTGCTGGTGCGCGAAGATATCGGCCGCGGCCGTCTGGATCTGCCGCACGACCGTCCCGCCCCGATCTGGGCATCGCCGGCCGTCGCGCTGTCCGGCGTGAAGGCCATGGATTACCAGGATATCCAGAAAGCGCTGACGGCCAACATCGTCGGCATCGACTTCTCGGTCGGCGACGGTTCTTTCAACTTCGACGGTCGCACGCGGACTGAAGATCTTGCGACGCAATTGCAGCTGATGACTGCATATACCTCCGATCCCGCCTACCGGCCCGAGGCATTCAAGCGGGTGCAGCAGGCCTATTTGAGTGGCCTCGATCAGTATCAAGCGACGCCCGGCGGCATTGTCAGCCGTGATTTCGCAGGTCTCGTGCATTCCGGCGATCCGCGCTGGACCTTCCCCGATCGCGCTCAATTGTCCGCTGCCAGGCCGGAAGATTTCGAGGCGCTGTTCCGGCCCATGGTGTCCAACGGCCCGATCGATATCACCATCGTCGGAGACGTCATGGTGGACGACGCCATCCGGATGACAGCGGAAACCTTCGGCGCTTTGCCGCCGCGCCCGGAGGCGGCGCCGAGCAAAGATTGGGGCGACGTGCGTTTTCCCGCTGCCAGCAAGACGCCCGTTTTGCTCACCCATAGCGGCAGGGCGGATAACGCGGCCGCAGCCCTTGGCGCTCCGATCGGCGATTTGCTCTCCGATCTGCCGCGGTCCTTCACCGCCAACATCGCCACTCAGATCTTCCAGAACCGGCTGATCGACCAGTTTCGCATTACAGAAGGCGCAAGCTATGTCCTGGAGGGTGACGCCAACCTCTCACGGGAAATCCCCGGCTATGGCTATGCATTTTTCTACGTCGAGACCGAGCCGGCAAAGATCGCGCGCTTCTACGCACTGGTCGACGACATCGCCAATGATCTACGGTCGCAGGATGTCTCGCCGGACGAGTTCGCACGCGCCCGGGGACCGATCGTCGAGACGCTGAAGCATCAGCGGCAGAGCAACGAATACTGGATCGAATATTTGCGCGGCGCTCAGACGGATTCGCGTCGTCTAGACCGGATACGCGACAATCTAACCGGTTACGACACGGTCACCGCCGGCGATATCCGCGCATTCGCTAAGACCTATTTTAGCCCGGAAAACTTCTGGAAATTCGAAGTGCTGCCGGCGGCGGTAAGATAG
- a CDS encoding carbohydrate ABC transporter permease, producing the protein MMTSAFSLGRVIRLSLLSLGAIVFLAPYVFMISAAGKTQSDIFTSSLSLIPAHLAYVENFAKALSRVPMVRLLWNGVLVCGLIFLFQVLVAIPCAYAMAKLRFGAARAMMVLVMLGLLVPIHATALPLYVAFDRASLLNSYAALVAPFTISVFAIFMFLQFFRAMPDDLIHAARLDGMSELGIVARVIVPNAWPAVTAFAIFSVVAHWNDLYWPLIVISKQDYATPPLGLMYFRAAEAGDDYGALMAATLIITLPLVAAFLFAQKRFVEGITMTGLKG; encoded by the coding sequence ATGATGACGAGCGCTTTTTCCCTCGGCAGGGTCATCCGCCTCAGCCTGCTTTCCCTCGGGGCGATCGTTTTTCTCGCGCCCTACGTCTTCATGATCTCGGCGGCCGGCAAGACGCAGAGCGACATCTTCACCTCGTCGCTGTCGCTCATCCCGGCGCATCTCGCCTATGTCGAGAATTTCGCCAAGGCCTTGAGCCGCGTGCCGATGGTGCGGTTGTTGTGGAACGGTGTCCTCGTCTGCGGGCTGATCTTCCTCTTTCAGGTGCTGGTGGCCATCCCCTGCGCCTATGCCATGGCGAAACTGCGTTTCGGCGCGGCGCGGGCCATGATGGTGCTGGTTATGCTCGGCCTTCTCGTGCCGATCCACGCGACCGCGCTGCCGCTCTATGTCGCCTTCGACCGCGCTTCGCTGCTCAACAGCTATGCTGCTCTTGTCGCGCCCTTCACCATTTCGGTTTTCGCGATCTTCATGTTCCTGCAGTTCTTCCGCGCCATGCCGGATGATCTCATCCATGCCGCCCGTCTCGACGGCATGTCGGAGCTCGGCATCGTCGCCCGCGTCATCGTGCCGAATGCCTGGCCTGCGGTCACCGCCTTCGCCATCTTCTCGGTCGTCGCCCATTGGAACGATCTCTACTGGCCGCTGATCGTCATCAGCAAGCAGGACTATGCCACGCCGCCGCTCGGGCTGATGTATTTCCGCGCCGCCGAGGCCGGCGACGACTACGGCGCGCTGATGGCGGCGACCCTGATCATTACCCTTCCTCTCGTCGCCGCCTTCCTGTTTGCGCAGAAACGTTTCGTCGAGGGCATCACCATGACCGGTCTCAAAGGCTGA
- a CDS encoding ABC transporter substrate-binding protein → MKHITQLLAAAAVSMAIALPAHAETTLTVHYPMPGFFKDVMDTISKKFMAENPDIKIQFASPSATYEEGIQTILRQVGTSEMPDITFIGLNRLRMLDERDVAVDLGPLVQKDGNMTEQGFSDTILKLAQVKGKQVGLAFATSNPIMYYNADLVKAAGGDPDNPPKTWDDVIALGGKIKALGNGVDGIDFRWQGDDWMFSALLFGAGGKMLSDDESKVAFNGPEGQKAVEVLHRLVTEGGMPVFTKPAGEQAFAAGKVGFEFQTTGALRNTIKNVGDKFDLRTAKIPLIDPVNGRLPTGGNAVVILTHDAAKQDAAWKFAKFAAGPYGASVVVPGTGYVPNNELAAKSPEYLGDFYKQNPLFQAGLSQMPVMIPWYAFPGSNGVKVTQTIVDNLSRIVDQSAEPKEALDDAAADVDGMLPRS, encoded by the coding sequence ATGAAACATATCACCCAGCTTCTCGCCGCAGCGGCCGTCTCGATGGCAATCGCGCTTCCCGCGCATGCCGAGACGACGCTGACGGTTCATTACCCGATGCCCGGTTTCTTCAAGGATGTGATGGACACGATCTCGAAGAAGTTCATGGCTGAGAACCCCGATATCAAGATCCAGTTCGCCAGCCCCTCGGCGACCTATGAGGAAGGCATCCAGACGATCCTTCGCCAGGTCGGCACCAGCGAAATGCCCGATATCACCTTCATCGGCCTGAACCGCCTGCGCATGCTCGACGAACGCGATGTCGCCGTCGACCTCGGCCCGCTCGTCCAGAAGGACGGCAACATGACCGAGCAGGGCTTCTCCGACACCATCCTGAAGCTCGCCCAGGTCAAGGGCAAGCAGGTGGGCCTCGCTTTCGCCACCTCCAATCCGATCATGTATTACAACGCCGATCTCGTGAAGGCAGCTGGCGGCGATCCCGACAATCCGCCGAAGACCTGGGACGACGTCATCGCCCTCGGCGGCAAGATCAAGGCGCTCGGCAACGGCGTCGACGGCATCGATTTCCGCTGGCAGGGCGACGACTGGATGTTTTCGGCTCTGCTCTTCGGCGCCGGCGGCAAGATGTTGAGCGACGATGAAAGCAAGGTCGCCTTCAACGGTCCGGAAGGCCAGAAGGCCGTCGAGGTCCTGCATCGCCTCGTCACCGAGGGCGGCATGCCGGTCTTCACCAAGCCTGCCGGGGAGCAGGCCTTCGCAGCCGGCAAGGTCGGTTTCGAGTTCCAGACCACAGGCGCACTGCGCAACACGATCAAGAATGTCGGCGACAAGTTCGATCTGCGCACCGCCAAGATTCCGCTGATCGATCCGGTGAACGGCCGTCTTCCCACCGGCGGCAACGCCGTCGTCATCCTCACCCATGACGCCGCCAAGCAGGACGCCGCCTGGAAGTTCGCCAAATTCGCCGCCGGCCCTTACGGCGCCTCGGTCGTCGTGCCCGGCACCGGCTATGTTCCGAACAACGAGCTTGCCGCCAAGTCGCCGGAATATCTCGGCGACTTCTACAAGCAGAACCCGCTGTTCCAGGCTGGCCTCAGCCAGATGCCGGTGATGATCCCCTGGTATGCCTTCCCCGGCTCGAACGGCGTCAAGGTCACCCAGACGATCGTCGACAACCTCTCGCGCATCGTCGACCAGTCGGCCGAACCGAAGGAAGCGCTCGACGACGCGGCCGCTGATGTCGATGGCATGCTGCCGCGCAGCTGA
- a CDS encoding carbohydrate ABC transporter permease — MASVVSMAVSHDSAAAHRRSEARIAWMLVLPAMILLFLFVLLPVAAVVVLGFTDFELGYGKFRFVGFENYAHLITDRTFRKSLWNTMVYTAIVAPVSILLGLGIAMLIESEIAARSVFRTAYFLPVASLIVAMATVWQYMFHPTIGPINALLALVGLPGPNWLGSSGTVLYSLSIIGVWQSAGFNMVLFLAGLTAIPRELYAAAEVDGARSAFDRFLLVTWPMLGPTTLFVITISITNAVKLFETVKTLTEGGPNKASEVLLFTIYQEGFVYLRVGYASAMTVVFLLILVVLMFLQYRILDRRVHYT; from the coding sequence ATGGCTAGCGTCGTCTCCATGGCCGTGTCGCATGATTCCGCCGCTGCGCATCGGCGCAGCGAGGCCCGCATCGCCTGGATGCTGGTGCTGCCGGCAATGATCCTGCTGTTTCTTTTCGTGCTTTTGCCGGTCGCCGCTGTCGTCGTGCTCGGCTTTACCGATTTCGAACTCGGCTACGGCAAGTTCCGTTTCGTCGGCTTCGAGAATTATGCTCACCTGATTACCGACCGCACCTTTCGCAAGTCGCTGTGGAATACCATGGTCTATACGGCGATCGTCGCGCCCGTCTCGATCCTGCTCGGCCTCGGCATTGCCATGCTGATCGAAAGCGAGATCGCCGCCCGCAGCGTCTTCCGCACTGCCTATTTCCTGCCGGTCGCCTCGCTCATCGTCGCCATGGCGACCGTCTGGCAATATATGTTCCACCCGACGATCGGCCCGATCAATGCGCTGCTGGCGCTCGTCGGTCTGCCCGGTCCGAACTGGTTGGGCAGTTCCGGCACGGTGCTATACAGCCTGTCGATCATTGGCGTCTGGCAATCGGCCGGCTTCAACATGGTGCTGTTCCTGGCCGGGCTGACGGCAATCCCGCGTGAGCTTTACGCGGCCGCCGAAGTGGACGGCGCCCGATCTGCCTTCGACCGCTTCCTGCTGGTGACCTGGCCGATGCTCGGGCCGACGACGCTCTTCGTCATCACCATCAGCATCACCAATGCGGTCAAGCTCTTCGAGACGGTGAAGACGCTGACCGAGGGCGGCCCAAACAAGGCGTCTGAGGTGCTGCTCTTCACGATCTACCAGGAAGGCTTCGTCTATCTGCGCGTCGGTTATGCCTCGGCGATGACGGTGGTCTTCCTGCTGATCCTCGTCGTGCTGATGTTCCTGCAGTACCGCATTCTCGACCGCCGGGTGCATTACACATGA
- a CDS encoding substrate-binding domain-containing protein, with the protein MATLQQVAFRAGCSLATASRVLNRNGPASDLMVRKVRRAAAELGYRPAGPAAGRLGRRPVIGVLIPSITNPVFASSLSSIQNRMLVAGHGVLIAQSNYDPAREADAVAALLNDRPTGLILTVCDPSTSEALLARLPPTVLLNNLPTAQFPAAVTADNRGAGREIATFLIGMGHRRILFLSGNFAASDRARLRYRGYLDAMAENGLTPLDAMQIPFVGGYDQLDLGTAMTSLAPTAIIASNDLLALGVIAALKREGLSVPGDVSVAGFDGIAIGRLIDPPLTTIEMPDASMGATAASLLLDMAENAAPARHLDVAYSLRRGGTVRAISTTRK; encoded by the coding sequence ATGGCGACATTGCAGCAGGTCGCATTCCGGGCCGGATGCTCGCTGGCGACGGCAAGCCGGGTTCTCAACCGCAACGGACCGGCAAGCGACCTGATGGTGCGCAAGGTGCGCCGTGCCGCCGCCGAACTCGGCTATCGCCCGGCCGGCCCGGCCGCCGGGCGGCTTGGTCGCAGGCCGGTGATCGGCGTGCTGATTCCGAGCATCACCAATCCCGTCTTCGCCTCGTCGCTGTCGAGCATCCAGAACCGTATGCTGGTGGCCGGCCATGGCGTGTTGATCGCCCAGTCGAACTACGATCCGGCGCGTGAGGCCGATGCCGTCGCAGCACTCCTGAACGACCGGCCGACCGGGCTGATTCTCACTGTCTGCGATCCGTCGACCAGCGAGGCGCTGCTGGCCAGGCTGCCACCGACCGTGCTGCTCAACAACCTGCCGACGGCGCAGTTTCCGGCTGCCGTCACCGCCGACAATCGCGGCGCGGGCCGCGAGATCGCCACCTTCCTGATCGGCATGGGCCATCGCCGCATTCTTTTTCTCTCCGGCAATTTCGCCGCTTCCGATCGCGCCCGCCTTCGCTACCGGGGCTATCTCGACGCCATGGCCGAGAACGGGCTGACACCGCTCGACGCCATGCAGATCCCCTTCGTCGGCGGCTATGACCAGCTCGATCTCGGCACCGCGATGACCTCGCTTGCGCCGACGGCGATCATCGCCTCCAACGACCTTCTGGCGCTCGGCGTCATCGCCGCGCTGAAGCGCGAGGGCCTGTCGGTGCCTGGGGATGTTTCCGTCGCCGGCTTCGACGGCATCGCCATCGGCCGTCTGATCGATCCGCCATTGACGACCATCGAAATGCCGGATGCCAGCATGGGCGCGACGGCCGCCTCGCTGCTGCTCGACATGGCGGAGAATGCCGCCCCTGCCCGCCATCTCGACGTCGCCTACTCGCTTCGCCGCGGCGGCACGGTGCGCGCCATCTCAACCACCCGGAAATAA